Proteins encoded by one window of Psychrilyobacter piezotolerans:
- a CDS encoding cation:proton antiporter domain-containing protein has protein sequence MLNILVSFLILFIGGVIVGKLVEKLHFPKLIGMIAFGCLANVYLKIIDPVALEFGGILKNLALVVVLLIAGLGIRKKQIKKVGRAAVLLSLIPVSVEGLAVMFLSIKVLGLPTIQAGILGFIIAAVSPAVLVPAMVDLIKRGLGEKKAIPQMLLTGASADDSVAIAMFTSFMGMYLGTSGGILKNLITIPISAAVGIVIGILVAVMAGEISKKIKSEIFQTILVGGMAVGMRIIETTYHLRYFNSLLGIMVIGYVITNYYEWLGNNIMDGLGKAWSVGAVFLFTLVGTAIDPSLVGSIFYTGSMIVFISLIVRSMGVLIALIGTDLNLKERLFCVIAYLPKATVQSAKAGIPLQMGVVGGELIQAMAILSVIITAPIGAIGIRLSADKLLEK, from the coding sequence ATGTTAAATATTTTAGTTTCATTTTTAATTTTATTTATAGGTGGAGTAATAGTTGGAAAATTAGTAGAAAAATTACATTTTCCTAAATTAATAGGTATGATTGCATTTGGCTGTTTAGCCAATGTGTATTTAAAAATAATAGACCCCGTAGCTTTAGAATTTGGGGGAATTCTGAAAAACCTGGCTTTGGTCGTTGTATTACTGATAGCAGGTTTGGGGATTAGAAAAAAACAGATAAAAAAAGTTGGCAGAGCAGCAGTACTACTCAGCTTGATCCCTGTGTCGGTAGAAGGGTTGGCGGTTATGTTTTTATCTATAAAGGTCTTGGGGCTGCCAACGATACAAGCTGGGATATTGGGGTTTATAATAGCGGCAGTGAGCCCGGCGGTATTAGTTCCTGCCATGGTTGACCTGATAAAGAGAGGTTTAGGAGAAAAAAAAGCTATACCTCAAATGCTGCTTACAGGAGCCTCGGCAGACGATAGTGTGGCTATAGCTATGTTTACGTCTTTCATGGGAATGTATTTAGGTACCAGTGGCGGGATTTTAAAAAATTTAATTACTATCCCAATCTCTGCAGCAGTTGGCATAGTTATAGGAATTTTAGTAGCTGTAATGGCAGGGGAAATATCCAAAAAAATAAAATCTGAGATCTTTCAAACTATATTGGTAGGAGGGATGGCAGTAGGAATGAGGATAATTGAAACTACATATCATCTGAGGTACTTTAATTCTCTTTTAGGAATAATGGTTATAGGTTATGTAATAACTAACTATTATGAATGGCTGGGAAACAATATAATGGATGGATTGGGAAAGGCTTGGTCTGTTGGAGCAGTATTTTTATTTACATTGGTAGGAACTGCTATAGATCCTTCACTAGTAGGAAGTATATTTTATACAGGTAGTATGATAGTTTTTATTTCTCTTATAGTCAGATCAATGGGTGTTTTGATAGCTTTAATAGGTACAGATTTAAATCTGAAAGAAAGATTGTTCTGTGTGATAGCTTATCTGCCTAAAGCAACAGTTCAATCTGCTAAAGCCGGGATACCGCTTCAAATGGGAGTT